The Acidimicrobiales bacterium sequence AGGCGGCCAGGAAGTCGGCCGCCAAGGCGCCGGCCGACAAGTTCCTCCAGGAGCAGCTGGCCCTGCTCGCCCAGGAGCGCGCCGTCTACTCCGAGCAGGCCGAGGCCCTGAAGGCGCAGGCCGACCTGATGGCGCAGGAGATGGAGCCGGGCGACATCCAGTTCGACGACGAGTCGGGCGAGGGGGGAACCGCCAACATCGACCGTGAGCGCGACCTGGCGCTGTCCGCCCAGGCGAGGGCCGCCGTCGACGAGATCGACCACGCCATCGCCAAGATCCGCCAGGGCACCTACGGCACGTGCGAGAGCTGCGGCCAGCCCATCCCCAAGGCCCGCCTCAAGGCGCTGCCCCAGGCCCGCCTGTGCGTGGCGTGCAAGAGCGGGGGCCTGTCCCGGCGCTGAGCCAGGCCACCGAGCGCCGCCCGTCCCGCCGCCTGGCGGTGGGCGGCGCCACCGCCGGAGCCGTGGTGGCCGTCGACCAGGTCACCAAGAGCTGGGCGCTCGGGGCCCTGGCCGACGGTCCCGTCGACGTCGTGTGGACGTTGCGGCTCAACCTGTCGTTCAACTCGGGCGCGGCCTTCGGCATCGGCAA is a genomic window containing:
- a CDS encoding TraR/DksA C4-type zinc finger protein, with the protein product MTRAAKAVDAAKDVGKKVASGADKAKSKAKAAVEAAPAPAKAARKSAAKAPADKFLQEQLALLAQERAVYSEQAEALKAQADLMAQEMEPGDIQFDDESGEGGTANIDRERDLALSAQARAAVDEIDHAIAKIRQGTYGTCESCGQPIPKARLKALPQARLCVACKSGGLSRR